The following DNA comes from Oncorhynchus masou masou isolate Uvic2021 chromosome 21, UVic_Omas_1.1, whole genome shotgun sequence.
atggtgtagcagtctTTTGTCTTCATCTTGTCGTGTCCCGGGTATatctttttatacattttttttcttggcatatattttttttctatttttcttaaCCCCAAActtcaacatactctcctgcaacccgtctcacccaatgtggtatggatctgctattttctttactttagaactggaaccctcaacagcagctagccagctagccagctaaactagctactagctagtagttagctagccactgctagcggtcatcagctaaccttcagcCCGGTCAACTCCTGCCAGTGTGAGGTTCTGTGTTGTGCACTATAGCCCCGTTACCATATCatatgtgattgaatattatctgctgttggcttgtgtgggtgtatgtgttatgcaacatagctgacttgagacattgttaacagtttcagggccatgggcctttctcgtgatggaaaaatacagaaaaagAACGTAGTGTAGAGAACAAatggtcttttgttagataacaggagccaggtgtgtGATAACTGTATCGAGTGTGTGAGCGCATAGATATTCTACACAACTACAATGACTGACCGCTGAAGCGCCTAGGGGGCTGGGACCGGCTCGTGTGCCAACAATCAACTATAGGCTGAgtgagtttaaaccacgcccagtctctactctgtgaCAGGCCAGCTCAGAAGCGGGAACTACTTCTGTCAGAGTATATTATAATAACtttggtgcttgcctacggagctgtgaggggaacggcaccgcagtacctccaggctctgatcaggccctacacccaaacaagggcactgcgttcatccacctctggcctgctcgcctccctaccactgaggaagtacagttcccgctcagcccagtcaaaactgttcgctgctctggccccccaatggtggaacaaactccctcacgacgccaggacagcggagtcaatcaccaccttccggagacacctaaaaccccacctcttcaaggaatacctaggataggataagtaatccttctcacccccccccttaaatgatttagatgcactattgtaaagtggctgttccactggatgtcagaaggtgaattcaccaatttgtaagtcgctctggataagagcgtctgctaaatgacttaaatgtaatgtaaatgtttgtcAGGAACAAGTTAGTTCTCTGTTCTACCCTGCGTGTTGTTACAGCGAacccgtatatacgaaaattgcatttaccacttattgcttagctaataaaaagtACATAGCATACAATACGGTGACTCAGTGTCATACTTATCCTGATACTAGATTAGATTGACGCAACCCTTCACACCAGTCTGCACAGCGTGCTTCAACCCAGAGCTTATCAGACTTCTTTTTCTCCATATCCCCAGATTCCCACCGCAAGCTCTGAATCTCTTCACCTGGATCATCACAGCTCGCTAGCTGCTATCCGATTGGCTTCTCCTGGCCAACTTCTCTGTCtcgaagcaagcaccaattagccggGAGCTAGCCTTTgcaaggcccatctcccggctagctgaagaggtccatcagccattCCTTGGGcaacaatacctattttgccaattggcctgtaCCCGTTTTATTGCCAATATGGAGCCccccgatccatcacgactggactactgACGTAATCCGcccaagtttttttttttcaacaggctCCTCCATCGTGACGTCCCCtaaatgcccatctgctagcctgctagccgcgGCCCGCTAGCTGCCTAGAGCATAacggactgttagctgaagaggtccatcagccaatttTTTGGGctactatacctattttgccaattggcctggacccttttactacACGGACACCTGCtgatccatcatgactggtctgccgacgtaactgCACGAGGTGGCTACAACAGACTTCTTCCTTCGCGACGTCCCTCTAAAGCCCTTCCGCTAGCCTGCtatccccggcccgctagctgtctgaatctcCGTGCCTCCAGCCCgccggctacgcatgcctctccctaatgtcaatatgccttgtccattgctgttttggttagtgattattttcttatttcactgtagagcctccagccctgctcaatatgcctcagCTAAACCTCTCGCCCCACCTcccacatgcggtgacctcacctgctTTAATtgatgtctctagagacaatacatctctcatcatcactcaatgcttaggtttacctccactgtactcacatcctaccatacctttgtctgtacattatgcattgaatctattctaccgcgcccagaaacctgctccttttactctctgttctaaatgcactagacgaccagttcttatagactttagccgtacccttatcctactcttcctcttctcctctgctgatgtaaaggttaatccaggccctgcagtgcctagctccactcccattccccaggcgctctcatttgttgacttctgtaaccgtaaaagccttggtttcatgcatgttaacattagaagcctcctccctaagtttgttttattcactactttagcacactctgccaacccataTGTCCtagtcgtgtctgaatcctggtgtaggaaggccaccaaaacccctgaaatttcaatccctaactataacatttcccgacaagatagaactgccaaaggtggcggagttgcaatctactgcagagatagcatgCAGAGTTTTGTCTTTCTATCCAGGTATGttcccaaacaattcgagcttctacctttaaaaatccacctttccagaaacaagtctctcaccgttgccgcttgctatagacaaccttctgcccccagctgtgtccTGGACAGCATatttgaattgattgccccccatctaacttcagagctcgtgctgttaggtgacctgaactgggacatgcttaacacccaggccatcctacaatctaagcttgatgccctaaATCTcgcacaaatgatcaatgaatctatcaggtacaaccccaaatccataaacacaggcaccctcaaaGAAATCATCCGAACCAACCAGTCCTCCAAATAcaactctgctgtcttcaaccaggatctcagcgatcactgcctcattgcttgcgtccgtaaggggtctgcggtcgaaagaccacccctcatcactgtcaaaagctccctaaaacacttcagcgagcaggcctttctaatcgacctggcccaggtatcctgtagggatattgacctcattccgttaGTAGAAGacgcctggttattctttaaagtgcttcctcacaatcttaaataagcatgcccaatTAAAAAAATTGTAGAACCAGAAACAGATATAGTccgtggttcactccagacctgactgccttgACCGGCACAAAAAAATTCTGGGGCATACTGCATTAGTATCGAATAGCCCCCGATATGCAActttttaaacagaaatttgcatcctgcagcacaaactccaaaaagttctgggacactgtaaagtccatggaggaTAAGATCACCTccacccagctgcccactgcaccgaggctaggaaacactgtcaccagcgataaatccacgataattgagaatttcaataaacatttttctacggctggtcaTGCTTTCCACCTAGCCACCCCGACTccggtcaacagccctgtacCCCCCatagcaacttgcccaagcctcccccatctctcctccacccaaatccagatagctgatgttctgaaagagctgcaaatctAAACCCTACAAAATCAGCAGGACTAGAAAatttggaccctctctttctaaaattatcagtcgaaattgttgcaacccctattactagcctgttcaacctcactTTCATAtggtctgagatccccaaagattggaaagctgctgcggtcatccccctcttcaaaaagggagacactctagacccgaactgctacagacctatatctatcctaccctgcctttctaagatcttcgaaagccaagttaacaaacagatctcCAACCATTTAGAATCCACCGTACCTtatctgctatgcaatctggattCCGAGCTGGTCTTTGGTGCACCTCAATctcgctcaaggtcctaaacgatatcataactgccattgataagagacaatactgtgaagctggccaaggctttcgactctgtcaatcaccacattatcggcagactcaacagccttggtttctcaaatgactgccccgcctggttcaccaactacttctcagacagagttcagtgtgtcaaatcggagggccttttgtccggacctctggcagtctctatgggggtgccacagggttcaattctcgggccgactcttttctctgtatacattaatgatgttgctcttgctgctgatgattctctgatccacctctacgcagacgacaccattctgttttcttctggcccttctttggacactgtgttaactaacctccagacgagcttcaatgccatacaactcttctTCCGTGGCGACCAACTGCTCttgaatgcaagtaaaactaaatgcatagtcttcaaccgatcactacaagcacctgcccgcccgcccgtccagcatcactactctggacggttctgacttagaatatgtggacatctacaaatacctaggtgtctggtaagactctccttccagactcacatttagcatctccaacacaaaatgaaatctagaatcggcttcctatttcgcaacaaaacatccttcactcatgctgccaaacataccctcgtaaaactgactatcctaccgatccttgagcctccaacactctactcagctaattggatgcagtctatcacagtgccatccattttgtcaccaaagccccatatactacgcaccactgcgacctgtatgctctcattggctggccctcgcttcatattcgtcgccaaccccactggctccaggtcatctataagtctttgggaggtaaagccccaccttatctcagctcactggtcaccatagcagcacccaccagtagcacgtgctccagcaggtatatttcactggtcaaccccaaagccaattgctcctttggccgcctttccttccagttctctgctgcacattcattttctgcaaatctatcactccagtctctatcactccagtgtttaattgctcaattgtaattatttcaccactatggcctatttattgccttacctcccttatcttacctcatttgcacacactgtatatagcctttttctattgtgttattgactgtatgttttgtttattccatgtgtaactctgtgttgtttgtgtcacactgctttgctctatcttggccaggtcacagttgtaaatgagaacttgttctcaactagcctacctggttaaataaatccaCACACATTTCAAAGTTTACTAGCCTTTACATGCAAACCTCggcagcaaaacattttagtggccccctTTCTTGACCGTGGATAATTTATTTtagttttaaagttaatttcctggaattctacacattttaccatggGCACAGAGAAAATTGTGCAACTTTAAAGCACGTTTATGGCAAATTGGacacattttgcaaatgtataactaATTTCAGGGAATTGGGAAACCTAGTCaattgcacaactgaatgcattcaaccgaaatgtgctttctgcatttaacccaacccctctgaattagagaggtgcaGTGGGCTGCCTTATTTAACGTCCATAGCacccagggagcagttgttgatgggggttaactgccttttggTTCATGGCCAaacactcttaactgctaggctatcTGCCTTTAGGCTacctactcattttgccatgagaTGAAGAGGAAAATTGTTAGTGTTACAGCACATTTCCTACAATTCGCCAGATTTTGCCATGGAGTAAAGATTTTTTTTCCtttgttttaaagctaatttcctgaaattctacacattttgccatgacttatgccatgttagaATTATATCTGTGTGAGAGTggctaacaaaatcaatggaggCACGTGGCCTTCATGCCCCGTTGGTAATTCAGccatgataaaaaaaaaaatcttaatttTAATCATGCACTGTTATTTCATAGAGAAGCATTTGAGGACCTTTCTGCTCTTTACCAGAGATCATAGAAACACACCATTTTCATGCAGACACTGGTATGGTGGAGGAGAGAATGAATATGAAGTGGCGGAATTACCCTTTATAGCTGACCTCCTAGTAAGAATATGTCCTTGTAGGAATATGTCCTCATAATCTTTAGCACAAGTACAGATCTTACACAGATAAGAGGGTGATAAGCGTTACCTCTCTAAAAACagtaaaacaaaataaaacaaatctggAAAAAGAATACATCAGATCCTCAATGGTAATTGTTGTCACTTAAACAGAGTAACTGTAGTTTGCTATTCATGTCTATGGGCTCTGGACGCCCTCTGTTGGCCACTGATCACTCTGTTTTTAAAGGGTCATGTATGAGCTCCTTAAAATATTGACCAACAGAAAGGCATAGAATAAGAAGGGTTGTTATAGTAATAGATGAAAGGGCCACTACATCTGGTCCTTGTTGTTTTCTGGTGAAGACGATGTAGTGGTAGTGTTTTCTGGTGAGGTGGGTATAGTATTGACAGATATCTGAGGTTTTCTGTTTGACTTTTTTGCATTTGGGTATGTACTTGAGGACGATTACATTTTtttcagggggatggggaccgGGGCCATTTTGATACTCTGGGTCTTGTTCGTTGGAGTGGGGGGTGTAACATACTTGAGGTTCAGAAGAGTCTTCTTTTTTGAGGTGGAGATTGAAGTAATATTCTGTGCCCGTTTCGGCTTTTGTGGGAGAGGTTTTCTGTTGCTGGTTAAGGATCTAGAAGGGGCTTTGCGGGTCTTGCTCTGTATGGAAGGGggcaccacccccaccaccctaAGTCTAATGGGGGCTTCTGCTGTTCCTGCCATGTTCCGTGCCTGGCACCGATATTCTCCTGCATCCTTGTACGAAAGTCCATTTAGGTTGATGATGGACCATCGGATTCCCACACGCGGAGATTCCTGAATAACTATAATGTAACACAAAAATAGGTGACTCAAGTCTATTGACAAGACATGCGGCAATAAAAGAGTCAAAATGCAGCAATGCACATGAAGTACTTACAGCTGTCCAAGTTAATGGGTAGTTTTTCAAGGTCAGCTTTGCTGTATGGTTGTTGACAGCACTCTGTCAAGATCAAACATAATCAGACATTTGAAAACAGCACAGGGAATGATTTTCCATGTTAAAATTGAAGAGTAGGGTTGAGTTTAATTGGGTGCGATGTTACAGAATGTTCATAGATATTTACCTGTGTTGTATATGGAGGCTCCTGCTGCTTTGGTCCAGGTGAGTACTGGCGTGGGGTAGCCTGTGGCATCACAGCGGAGCATCACGTTGCTGCCCAGCGGGGAGGTAACCCGGGTGGCTGAAGGCTGGACAGAGGGCCTCTGGCACCGCGACAAGTCAGCCTCTGTGAGGGGGGCCCCCAGCTGGTCGGCGGTTCCCTCGCTACGGCTACAGGTCAGGAGCTGGTCCATCAGAACTACAGGGCTCTCCTGGTACTTAGACAGGGCCAGCAGCATAGAGATTTGGCAGTCACACTGCCACATGT
Coding sequences within:
- the lrit3b gene encoding leucine-rich repeat, immunoglobulin-like domain and transmembrane domain-containing protein 3b, which codes for MYRLLLVQMLHCCFLVAHSCPTLCTCVYLGGSNGTGLRSVLCSEPRMSAIPLNAPANTVKFRLEKTSISRVPRAAFFYLSELQFLWLTYNSITTIHPSSFLNLKALRELRLDGNLLSAFPWEGLRDMPRLRTLGLHNNRLSSLPAHAALFLPNVTYLDLSSNRLTTLPSELLDLWFPPPAQLTGPTQRRVLGVHDNMWQCDCQISMLLALSKYQESPVVLMDQLLTCSRSEGTADQLGAPLTEADLSRCQRPSVQPSATRVTSPLGSNVMLRCDATGYPTPVLTWTKAAGASIYNTVIQESPRVGIRWSIINLNGLSYKDAGEYRCQARNMAGTAEAPIRLRVVGVVPPSIQSKTRKAPSRSLTSNRKPLPQKPKRAQNITSISTSKKKTLLNLKYVTPPTPTNKTQSIKMAPVPIPLKKM